From Cercospora beticola chromosome 6, complete sequence, a single genomic window includes:
- a CDS encoding uncharacterized protein (antiSMASH:Cluster_3~MEROPS:MER0000073) — MHSRNVLLALTPALVASAAVSKRIVGGELATLGQFPYLVSITGLYEGTDEYSQICGGALLNPTTVLTAAHCVQWVLDAPKDLNVRAGTLTFDQGGVKSVVESYVQHPEYKNSNYDFAILKLATPIEESETISYAKLQEEDVDPVAGAVATVAGWGLDSDGGLRRPALYWVDISVVDREECKRAFAVRQNDITDEMWCAGTKEGGKGDCSGDSGGPVTINGIVAGVVSWSLGCASAEFPSVYAKVSKAIPFIKAHL; from the exons ATGCACTCCCGAAACGTCCTTCTTGCACTCACACCAGCCCTGGTTGCCAGCGCTGCAGTATCGAAACGGATTGTCGGCGGAGAACTCGCTACTCTGGGCCAGTTTCCTTACCTCGTCTCCATAACCGGACTCTACGAAGGCACAGACGAGTACTCGCAAATCTGTGGTGGCGCACTCTTGAACCCTACGACTGTTCTTACTGCAGCACATTGTGTGCAATGGGTCTTGGATGCGCCCAAAGATTTGAATGTGCGAGCTGGAACTTTG ACCTTTGATCAAGGTGGTGTGAAATCCGTCGTCGAAAGCTATGTTCAGCATCCGGAGTACAAGAACAGCAATTACGATTTTGCAATTTTGAAATTGGCCACGCCGATTGAGGAGTCCGAAACGATTTCGTACGCGAAGTTGCaagaggaagatgttgaTCCTGTTGCTGGGGCGGTGGCTACTGTGGCTGGATG GGGCCTCGACAGTGATGGCGGCTTGAGACGCCCGGCCCTGTATTGGGTCGATATCTCCGTCGTTGACCGCGAGGAGTGCAAGCGCGCATTCGCAGTGCGTCAGAATGATATTACGGATGAGATGTGGTGTGCGGGTACCAAGGAAGGAGGAAAAGGAGACTGCTCGGGTGATAGTGGTGGACCGGTGACGATCAATGGCATTGTGGCGGGAGTTGTTTCGTGGTCGTTGGGTTGTGCAAGTGCGGAGTTTCCGAGCGTGTATGCGAAGGTGTCGAAGGCGATACCTTTCATCAAAGCTCATTTGTAG
- a CDS encoding uncharacterized protein (antiSMASH:Cluster_3), translated as MPVTLSVADHASKIWTGHKASTAGDLPQESCQQESEQSKGILRSSFSHDLLSTNHISPSKHGLVYAAFLMSFEEPAAPAVKDFWGKTAHHQSGNSGPTYLSGWITAFCFWDEKGQSLVRLPDRNGCEVDGALYHRVDTKQIPSDYFSVPVTLNDKGKVHHTKMTTGSVGIQTSYSPSRFSTGMPSSKQSGISTVDASRTAIAGSAQRDTLQPVSGWWTFEVDPNAPDPETQHKLREQKQLEHIRKQLEDSRKRCDQGVK; from the coding sequence ATGCCCGTCACCCTTTCAGTGGCGGATCATGCCTCTAAGATCTGGACTGGACACAAAGCCAGCACTGCGGGCGACCTACCCCAAGAGTCATGCCAGCAAGAAAGCGAGCAAAGCAAAGGCATCCTCCGAAGCTCGTTCTCGCACGACCTCTTGAGTACGAACCACATCTCGCCATCGAAGCACGGACTCGTATATGCAGCCTTCCTCATGTCGTTCGAGGAGCCAGCTGCGCCGGCTGTCAAAGACTTCTGGGGCAAGACCGCTCATCATCAGAGTGGTAACAGCGGTCCCACCTACCTCTCGGGGTGGATTACAGCATTCTGCTTCTGGGATGAGAAGGGGCAGAGCCTCGTTCGTCTACCAGACCGGAACGGGTGCGAGGTCGACGGTGCCTTGTATCATCGCGTTGATACCAAGCAGATCCCGTCAGACTACTTCTCTGTGCCGGTCACGCTGAACGACAAAGGCAAGGTTCACCACACGAAGATGACAACTGGATCCGTGGGCATCCAGACCTCATATTCTCCGAGCCGATTCTCCACAGGCATGCCGTCATCTAAGCAGAGCGGTATCAGTACTGTCGACGCGTCTCGCACAGCAATAGCTGGGAGCGCCCAGCGTGACACGCTTCAGCCAGTGTCTGGGTGGTGGACGTTCGAGGTCGATCCGAATGCACCTGACCCAGAAACTCAACACAAGTTGAGGGAGCAAAAACAGTTGGAGCATATCAGGAAGCAGTTGGAGGATTCGAGAAAGCGTTGCGATCAAGGTGTCAAATAG
- a CDS encoding uncharacterized protein (antiSMASH:Cluster_3~CAZy:AA11), whose translation MHFPLAIAAIALFLASTSAHMQLFYPAPFNASNNPHRTSTTADPYLEFPYNCCGDKDRWMYPCRGYESLLNTPDGAPTATWRAGDSANFILWGPTSLGGNHYGGSCQIGFSTDGGSTFHVATSYEGNCPHRNNGVGPEGQNFEFVVPSDLAPGVQLFAWIWYNREQELNMNCAAVEIVAPEAPIGYARDTRSSASTSMPFDARPLMFVADNGNDCETPHSTAELKFPEPGPEVVVGDGVYPLELPKGACGQKEMLAKQGYYVESRGDEY comes from the exons ATGCACTTCCCactcgccatcgccgccatAGCGCTCTTCCTGGCGAGCACCTCCGCCCACATGCAACTCTTCTACCCAGCCCCGTTCAATGCTTCCAACAACCCGCACcgcacctccaccacagccGACCCGTACCTCGAGTTCCCCTACAACTGCTGCGGCGACAAAGACAGATGGATGTACCCTT GCCGCGGCTACGAATCCCTCCTCAACACCCCCGACGGCGCACCCACCGCAACCTGGCGCGCCGGCGATTCCGCAAACTTCATCCTCTGGGGCCCAACTTCTCTAGGCGGAAACCACTACGGCGGCAGCTGCCAAATCGGCTTCTCAACCGACGGCGGTTCAACATTCCACGTCGCGACCTCTTACGAAGGAAATTGTCCACACCGCAACAACGGCGTCGGACCCGAAGGCCAGAATTTCGAATTCGTGGTTCCGAGCGACCTCGCACCGGGTGTTCAGCTCTTCGCTTGGATTTGGTACAACAGGGAACAGGAATTGAATATGAATTGTGCGGCTGTGGAGATTGTGGCACCTGAAGCCCCGATTGGATACGCTCGAGATACcagatcttctgcttcgacttCTATGCCTTTCGACGCTCGACCCCTCATGTTCGTCGCGGACAACGGAAATGATTGCGAGACACCACATTCGACAGCTGAACTGAAGTTTCCTGAGCCAGGTCCTGAGGTTGTGGTTGGTGATGGCGTGTACCCATTGGAATTACCTAAGGGCGCTTGCGGGCAGAAGGAAATGCTGGCGAAGCAGGGTTATTATGTCGAGAGTCGCGGTGATGAATACTGA